A single region of the Drosophila takahashii strain IR98-3 E-12201 chromosome 2R, DtakHiC1v2, whole genome shotgun sequence genome encodes:
- the LOC108064731 gene encoding putative sodium-coupled neutral amino acid transporter 10, protein MLAHSAHVMTLANSIIGVGILAMPFCFQKCGILLSILLLVLSNGITRVCCHYLIKTSLLTRRKSFEMLGLHAFGPSGKLLVELCIIGYLIGTCITYFVVVGDLGPQIIAKIFTLNVADHLHLRSLVMIVVTVVCIVPLGMLRNVDSLSAVCTASIGFYVCLILKIVLEAQPHISANDWTEKVLYWEPAGVLQCLPIFSMALSCQMQLFEVFESINNQSLDKLNGIVRNATWICTFVYISVGFFGYVAFCTHTFSGNILVNLSTSFGSDIIKIGFVLSIAFSFPLVIFPCRASLYSLLYRKGHSESSSYIPEQRFRFITIFIVVFSLCVALVIPSVELIIGLVGSTIGVAICIMFPASSFRKIIKKESMERTLAQFVFVSGFLLMILGTYANLSAIDEKSSGPEFDMVPIVTPLYPEGQVSAVVGELPKHLAKDPIEIEQNVLLKKLEVQNPELVKETVEEKAVDKPKVVQTASSDNPPLPPLPIDELHVVPLESNSAAIDPKKLLNAAIEVNPPEAKPVDVNLTVDKPKENPPAVLAALLDTPKEGLSASNTIDGAAIKKEEDVAAEEQKESKASADELLKTQKELKETKKLLAKTVGELNEELAKKSPLSQPALESEKKEPLETIGKVEEEVKLLKESPPVAKEKEERRPKASLMDILTENTHLRDEKEAHAGVFEPLSYKTGELLGNASVDRAALIKRLPIPLALMVNATQPKAINDSEIKKPNLEDNVEAIRRELLNLRASGDPTEQPPARVKREASNEENCLRQPKLDEVNNNLAAAALSLNMESIGRDLKSIKDDDAEITTENESYQASPNGTQAPLLT, encoded by the exons ATGCTGGCCCACTCCGCCCATGTGATGACGCTGGCCAACAGCATCATTGGCGTCGGCATCCTGGCCATGCCCTTCTGCTTCCAGAAGTGCGGCATCCTGCTGTCCATCCTCCTCCTGGTGCTGAGCAACGGCATCACCCGGGTGTGCTGCCACTATCTCATCAAAACCTCGCTGCTGACACGTAGGAAGAGCTTCGAGATGCTCGGCCTCCACGCCTTCGGCCCCTCCGGCAAGCTGCTGGTGGAGCTGTGCATCATTGGCTACCTGATTGGGACGTGCATCACGTACTTTGTGGTCGTTGGCGATCTGGGGCCGCAGATAATCGCCAAGATATTCACTCTAAACGTGGCGGATCACCTGCATCTGCGGAGTTTG GTGATGATCGTGGTCACGGTGGTCTGCATAGTGCCCCTCGGCATGCTCCGCAACGTGGACAGTTTGTCCGCCGTGTGCACCGCCTCCATAGGCTTCTATGTTTGCCTTATCCTGAAGATCGTCCTGGAGGCCCAGCCCCACATTTCGGCCAACGACTGGACGGAGAAGGTGCTCTACTGGGAGCCGGCGGGCGTGCTCCAGTGCCTGCCCATCTTCAGCATGGCGCTCTCCTGCCAAAT GCAACTGTTTGAGGTCTTCGAGAGCATAAACAACCAGAGTCTAGACAAGCTCAACGGCATTGTGCGCAATGCCACCTGGATCTGTACCTTTGTTTACATATCCGTTGGCTTTTTCGGATATGTGGCCTTCTGTACGCACACCTTTTCGG GCAACATTCTGGTGAATTTATCGACCTCCTTTGGCAGCGATATCATCAAAATTGGCTTCGTGCTGTCGATTGCTTTCAGCTTTCCCTTGGTTATCTTTCCCTGCAGGGCCAGTCTCTATTCGCTGCTATACAGAAAG GGTCACTCGGAGAGCAGCAGCTACATACCTGAGCAACGTTTCCGTTTTATCACTATCTTCATTGTTGTCTTTTCGCTATGCGTGGCACTGGTTATCCCCTCGGTGGAGCTGATCATTGGTTTGGTGGGCTCCACTATTGGCGTGGCCATTTGTATTATGTTTCCAGCCTCCAGTTTTCGCAAGATCATCAAAAAGGAATCCATGGAACGCACGCTAGCGCAGTTTGTATTCGTCAGTGGATTTCTCCTGATGATCCTGGGCACTTATGCCAACCTGAGTGCTATTGATGAGAAGAGCTCGGGACCGGAGTTCGATATGGTTCCGATAGTTACGCCTCTGTATCCCGAAGGTCAAGTTTCCGCTGTCGTCGGCGAGCTACCCAAACATTTGGCCAAAGATCCGATTGAAATCGAACAGAACGTATTGCTGAAAAAACTCGAAGTCCAGAATCCAGAGTTAGTTAAAGAAACTGTCGAAGAGAAGGCAGTTGACAAGCCAAAGGTAGTGCAAACCGCCTCCTCCGACAACCCACCGTTGCCTCCACTGCCCATCGATGAACTCCATGTAGTTCCCCTAGAAAGTAATAGTGCTGCAATTGACcctaaaaaactattaaatgcGGCAATAGAAGTAAACCCACCAGAAGCCAAACCAGTCGATGTTAACCTCACAGTGGATAAACCCAAGGAGAATCCACCTGCTGTTCTTGCAGCTCTGTTGGATACTCCAAAAGAAGGATTATCAGCAAGCAATACAATTGATGGAGCGGCCATCAAGAAAGAAGAGGATGTGGCCGCCGAGGAGCAAAAGGAAAGTAAGGCTAGTGCGGATGAGCTGCTCAAGACGCAGAAAGAACTGAAAGAGACGAAGAAACTGCTGGCCAAAACAGTGGGCGAGTTAAACGAAGAGCTGGCCAAAAAGAGTCCACTCAGTCAGCCAGCTTTGGAGTCAGAGAAGAAAGAGCCATTGGAGACTATTGGTAAAGTTGAAGAAGAGGTGAAATTGCTTAAAGAGTCGCCACCTGTTGCTAAGGAAAAGGAGGAGCGCCGGCCCAAGGCATCATTAATGGACATACTCACGGAAAATACTCATTTGCGCGATGAGAAAGAAGCACATGCCGGCGTCTTCGAACCGCTGTCCTACAAAACCGGAGAGCTACTCGGGAACGCGAGCGTAGACAGAGCAGCTCTGATCAAGCGATTGCCCATTCCACTGGCTCTCATGGTGAATGCAACTCAGCCAAAGGCAATAAATGACTCTGAGATAAAGAAACCCAACCTCGAGGACAACGTGGAGGCCATTCGCCGTGAGCTGCTGAACCTCCGAGCTTCTGGAGATCCTACAGAGCAACCACCGGCGAGGGTTAAACGTGAGGCCTCCAACGAGGAGAACTGCCTGCGCCAGCCCAAGCTGGATGAAGTGAATAACAATCTAGCCGCAGCTGCCTTGAGCTTGAACATGGAGAGTATAGGACGCGATCTCAAGTCCATCAAAGATGACGATGCCGAGATAACCACTGAAAACGAATCCTACCAAGCGAGTCCAAACGGAACTCAAGCCCCGCTGCTTACGTAA
- the LOC108064732 gene encoding uncharacterized protein — MSLVLDVVQKIVLQKAYDLTCEAAILALRRCGKLKIEDAKSKIRKEKPLPMPPVKIISQDIASTQNIQVPEANTTRNFVGRDIPRKNFGSIDPPQCSCMRVCRDSYFS; from the exons ATGTCTCTAGTTCTCGATGTTGTCCAGAAAATTGTGTTGCAGAAAGCCTACGATTTAACATGTGAAGCAGCCATTTTAGCCCTGAGAAGATGTGGCAAA CTCAAAATAGAGGATGCTAAGTCTAAAATAAGGAAGGAGAAGCCATTGCCCATGCCTCCGgttaaaattatttcccagGACATTGCTTCaacacagaatattcaggttCCCGAGGCAAACACAACTCGGAATTTTGTGGGACGGGACATTCCTCGGAAGAACTTTGGCTCCATCGATCCCCCGCAGTGCTCCTGCATGCGAGTGTGCCGCGATAGTTACTTctcttag